CAATCCTACTGTTAACCGCCTATAGTCATCGTGAATTAATTGAGCAAGCAAAACAATCCGATATTAATACATACCTTGTCAAACCTGTTCGAGAACATGATTTATTGCCAGCAGTTGAGATGACGCTTAATCAGCGCTCCCGATTTCAAGCTCTACAAGAAAAAATGGGCAAGCTTGAGCAGAAAATGGTGGAGCGGAAGCAGATAGAAAAGGCAAAAGGGATTTTGATGCAGAGGCTTATGTGCACCGAAGATGAAGCGTACAGGTATTTGCAAAAAAGAAGCATGGATACACACACTCCTTTGGGAACGCTCGCCCAACAGGTCCTACAAGAATAAATGTACTAAAAAGTAGGCTGTGTTAAAGCACAATGTTGATTGGAGCGGAAGAGGCTCACCGTCTGCCCCGCGCGGCGCTGAGCATCTGAAGTGGAAATCAACAAACAAAATTAACACAACCAAAAAGATAATAAATGAAGCAACGGCGCTTTGAACCACTCTACTAATTCGTAGAGTCGATTCAAGGCGCTTTTTATTTCACAAGCTTTTTATTTGCAACATCATACAGTAAATCTATAAGTGAGGTGATGAGGTTGGAAGAAAATTGGATTTCTAGTATTGGAATTGATATAGGAACGAGTACAACTAAATTTATTGTAAGTCAGCTCCTTATTAGCGAGGCAGGAAACAGTTTTAGTCTTCCGAGCTGTCAAATCGTCGACAGAAAGGTGATTTACTCAAGTCCGATTTATACTACTCCGTTTATGAATGAGACTGAAATTGATATCACTAAGCTCGCACAAATTTTAGAAAAAGAATACAAGGATTCACAAACGAGTATCGCAGAGGTTAAAGCAGGTGCGGTGATTATTACTGGTGAAACGGCACGGAAGGAAAATGCTGAATCGATCCTTCATTACTTGGCTGATCGGGCTGGAGACTTTGTTGTTGCAACTGCAGGGGCTGATTTAGAAGGTATTTTAGCCGGTAAGGGATCTGGAGCAGCTTTGCGGTCTAAGGATGTCGAAGGGATTGTCGCCAATGTGGATATTGGTGGAGGAACGGCAAATGTCGCACTGTTTCAGAACGGAAAAGCGGTGCAGACTATGACCTTTCATGTAGGCGGGAGGCTAATTCGGCTTACAGATGCAGGTGAAATTACGTATATCTCACCGCATATTTCCAAATGGCTTCAAGCTAATCATTTTTCCTTGAAAATAGGTAAGAATATCACATTTTCCGAATTAAAGGATATTTGTAAAACTATGGCGGAAGGTATGTTTTCACATTTAAGTGGGAAGCGAAGATATTTCGCAGATCTGTTATTGCTAGATGCAGACCCGATAAAAATTTTCCCAATCGATGAAATCATGATTTCCGGCGGGGTGGGTCAGATGCTGAAAGCAGATCGTCCTGCCACTATCCCGGAAGTAACCAAGCACGGGGATGTCGGCCCTTTATTAGCCTCTACTTTAGCTGAGGCAGTTCCTAAATTTCCCTTTGTATTTCAGTCAGCTAAGGAAACGACCAGGGCCACAGTTATTGGGGCAGGTATGCAAAATACTGAAATAAGCGGGGCAACGATTCACGTTAACGAAGCTCGATTACCAATGAAAAATGTGCCGATTGAAAAGATTCCTGTTGCGGAAAAAGGTACCTGGAATCAGGCAGACTTTCGATTGAGGCTACACAACTTACTGTTGCAGGCCGTACAGCTATACGACAAGGATCTCGATCCCCCAATTGCCCTTGCTTTATCAGAGATTCCATATTGCAGTTATGCCATGCTACAAGGATTGGCTAAAACCATTGTTGCCGAATTTTCTTTCATTTTTCCTTGTTCAAATAGTCTGGTGGTTCTATGTGAAGAGGACATTGCAAAAGCTCTAGGGCAGGCGATTACAAGGTATGGCAAGGGAAAACTTGATGTGATGTGTGTCGATCAAGTCGATTTTACTTATGGCGACTATATTGATCTGGGACTTCCGGTCGCGGGAGAGGCGATTTCAATTTCAGTCAAGACATTGGCCTTTTAAAAAACAAGGAGGTGTGAAAGGTGCACAAAAAAACAACTTTATTAGGAAATACGTACCAGTTTAATAGTTTAAAAGAAATACTGGCTAAGGCAAATGAAGAGCGTTCAGGGGACACTTTAGCAGGCATTGGTGCTGAAAATATGAAGGAGAGGATGGCGGCAAAATCAATTTTGGCTGACCTATCGTTAGCCGATTTTCGAAATTACCCATTGCTGCCACCAGAAGAGGATGAAGTAAGCAAGGTAATAGAAGAGGGAATAGATGGTCAGGTGTACAACGTAATCAAAAGCTGGACAGTGGCTGAACTTCGTGAGTTTATCCTTGATGATGCTCAATCTGGGCCTGATTTATTAACAATTAGTAAGGGATTGTCGAGTGAAATGATTGCGGCGGTCACAAAGCTAATGTCCAATTTGGACCTAATCCAAGCGGCATCAAAAATAGAGGTTATTACCCGCTGTAATACGGAAATTGGCCATAAAGGTACATTGGCCGCAAGAGCACAACCGAACCATCCGTCTGATTCCCTTCAAGGAATGCGAGCTTCGCTTTATGAGGCTTTAAGCTATGGAGCTGGTGATGCTGTAATTGGAATCAACCCTGTAATTGATACGACCAGCAATATTCACGGGCTTTTGAGTGAATCAAAGGAAGTGATGAATCAGTTTGCGATTCCAACTCAAAATTGTGTCCTTTCCCATGTAACAAGTCAAATGAGAGCGATTGAAAAGGGAGCACCAGCTGATTTGATTTTCCAAAGTCTGGCTGGTACGCAAGCAGGAAACGAATCATTTGGGATTTCTGTTTCCTTGCTGGAGGAAGCAAATGCCCTAATTCATCAAAAAGGGACAGCTATTGGTCCGAACCGCTGGTATTTTGAAACGGGCCAAGGATCTGAGCTGTCTTCAGATGCACACTTTGGCATTGATCAAGTAACGCTTGAAGCAAGATGCTATGGTCTAGCAAGAAAGTTCAACCCTTTTATGCTGAATACCGTCGTTGGATTTATTGGGCCTGAGTATTTGTATGATAGCAAACAGGTAATTCGAGCCGGTCTTGAGGATCATTTTATGGGAAAACTTCATGGTCTACCGATGGGGGTCGATGTTTGCTATACCAACCATATGAAGGCAGACCAAAATGATATGGATAATTTAAGCATGCTACTGGCAAGTGCAGGGGTCAATTTTGTCATTGGTGTTCCGATGGCGGATGATTGTATGCTCAATTATCAATCGGTCAGCTATCACGATATTGCCACGATTCGGAGTGTGTTGGGGCTAAAGCCAGCCGCTCAATTTGAAAAGTGGCTGAAGTCTCAGGGAATCATGAAAGATGGGAAATTAACAAAAATAGCAGGTGACCCAACGCTGTTTATAAATCGGAAATAGGTTAGGAGGGATGACAAATTGAAGGAAGACTTATTATCGGAATTAAAAGGTTTAACCCCGGCTCGAATCGGTGTTGGAAGAACAGGCACCCGGCCGTTAACCAAGGATTATCTCTCCTTTCGCATTGACCATGCTGCTGCCGTTGATACGGTATATGGAGAGGTTCCAGCTCAAACTCTGGAACAATTTGAATTGTTTACAATTGATACCTGTTTTGGAACGAAAGAGCGCTATTTGACCCGTCCTGATCAAGGAAGAATCTTCTCTAAAGAAGCAGAACAGTTAATCATTGAGAAATGTGTGAAAAAACCAGTGGTTCAGATTGTCATTTCAGACGGTTTAAGCGCCAATGCTATCGAAGAAAACATCATGGATGTATACCCCGCATTGCTGGATTCTCTTGAACATTATGGCTTAAATACAGGAACACCATTTTTTGTTAGGGGAGGAAGGGTAGCTTGTATGGATGTGATCGGGGAGCTACTAGAGCCAGAGGCTTTCATTTTATTAATTGGTGAACGACCTGGGCTTGTTTGTGCTCATTCCCTCAGTGCCTATATGTGTTATCGGCCACGTAAAGGAACTAAAGAATCCGATCGCATGGTCATTTCCAATATCCATCGTCGTGGGACGACCCCGATTGAAGCTGCCGCCCATATGGGGACCATGATTCACAAAATGCTGCAGCAAAAAACGAGTGGAGTAAATTTAGTTGTTTAGTAAAGACGGGACCTAAATTTAGGCGGAGGCTTAATCACGGAATTTTATCCATGTTTAAAAATCTCATTAACGAGTTAATAATTTTTATTTTTAGTGCTGTGTTATAGCTCAATGTTGTTTTTGGGCACAAGTTGATTGGAGCGGAAGGTGCGAAGACTCCTGCGGGAGCAGCGGGACAGGCGAGACCCCACAGGAGCGATAGCGACGAGGAGGCTCACCGCCCGCCCCGCGGAAAGCGAAGCACCTGGAGCGGAAATCAACACTCTATTTTACACAGCCATTTTTATAAAAGGGAGGAAAAGAAATGAGTATGGATCATGAATTAAAGAAGCATTTAAAGCCCATTCATTTATGGGCAATAGCAGTAGGTATGGTGATTTCCGGACAGTACTTCGGATGGAATTATGGGTTTGAACAGGGCGGGATTCTTGGCCTCGCGATTGCTGCATTGATTGTTACATTATTTTATACTACGTTCATGTTTAGCTATGCTGAGCTCTCGACCTCGATTCCACATGCGGGGGGCCCGTCGGCTTATGCAAGGAGAGCAATGGGTCCATTTGCTGGATTTATCGCGGGAATTGCTTGCTTAATCGAGTTTGTTTTCGCTCCACCAGCTATTGCGGTTTCGACAGGGGCTTATATTAATTTCTTGATTCCTGCTATTAACCCGGTTTATGCAACAGTCGGTGTCTTTATTCTTTTCATATTGATCAATTTAATTGGGGTTAAAGAAGCAGCGATTATTGAATTAGTGGCAACGATTGTTGCTTTGGTCGGTTTGGCAATCTTTTATGTTGCTGGTTTACC
The DNA window shown above is from Bacillus sp. T3 and carries:
- a CDS encoding ethanolamine ammonia-lyase subunit EutB — protein: MHKKTTLLGNTYQFNSLKEILAKANEERSGDTLAGIGAENMKERMAAKSILADLSLADFRNYPLLPPEEDEVSKVIEEGIDGQVYNVIKSWTVAELREFILDDAQSGPDLLTISKGLSSEMIAAVTKLMSNLDLIQAASKIEVITRCNTEIGHKGTLAARAQPNHPSDSLQGMRASLYEALSYGAGDAVIGINPVIDTTSNIHGLLSESKEVMNQFAIPTQNCVLSHVTSQMRAIEKGAPADLIFQSLAGTQAGNESFGISVSLLEEANALIHQKGTAIGPNRWYFETGQGSELSSDAHFGIDQVTLEARCYGLARKFNPFMLNTVVGFIGPEYLYDSKQVIRAGLEDHFMGKLHGLPMGVDVCYTNHMKADQNDMDNLSMLLASAGVNFVIGVPMADDCMLNYQSVSYHDIATIRSVLGLKPAAQFEKWLKSQGIMKDGKLTKIAGDPTLFINRK
- the eutC gene encoding ethanolamine ammonia-lyase subunit EutC; its protein translation is MKEDLLSELKGLTPARIGVGRTGTRPLTKDYLSFRIDHAAAVDTVYGEVPAQTLEQFELFTIDTCFGTKERYLTRPDQGRIFSKEAEQLIIEKCVKKPVVQIVISDGLSANAIEENIMDVYPALLDSLEHYGLNTGTPFFVRGGRVACMDVIGELLEPEAFILLIGERPGLVCAHSLSAYMCYRPRKGTKESDRMVISNIHRRGTTPIEAAAHMGTMIHKMLQQKTSGVNLVV
- a CDS encoding ethanolamine ammonia-lyase reactivating factor EutA, whose protein sequence is MEENWISSIGIDIGTSTTKFIVSQLLISEAGNSFSLPSCQIVDRKVIYSSPIYTTPFMNETEIDITKLAQILEKEYKDSQTSIAEVKAGAVIITGETARKENAESILHYLADRAGDFVVATAGADLEGILAGKGSGAALRSKDVEGIVANVDIGGGTANVALFQNGKAVQTMTFHVGGRLIRLTDAGEITYISPHISKWLQANHFSLKIGKNITFSELKDICKTMAEGMFSHLSGKRRYFADLLLLDADPIKIFPIDEIMISGGVGQMLKADRPATIPEVTKHGDVGPLLASTLAEAVPKFPFVFQSAKETTRATVIGAGMQNTEISGATIHVNEARLPMKNVPIEKIPVAEKGTWNQADFRLRLHNLLLQAVQLYDKDLDPPIALALSEIPYCSYAMLQGLAKTIVAEFSFIFPCSNSLVVLCEEDIAKALGQAITRYGKGKLDVMCVDQVDFTYGDYIDLGLPVAGEAISISVKTLAF
- a CDS encoding ANTAR domain-containing response regulator; translation: MQAKIMIVDDEPITRMDIREMLEENGYYVVGEGKNSEEAIEKAYKLKPDLIIMDVKMPKVNGIKTSSVIRGFSDCAILLLTAYSHRELIEQAKQSDINTYLVKPVREHDLLPAVEMTLNQRSRFQALQEKMGKLEQKMVERKQIEKAKGILMQRLMCTEDEAYRYLQKRSMDTHTPLGTLAQQVLQE